AGGAATATGACTAGATAATAAAACTTGTGCAGTCATAGCCATTGGGATTAATTCTTCTTCTACATCTACAACTAAATCATTTAAACAAATTTCTTGCCATTTTTCTTGTTGTAATCCACTTTCTAACCTAGATAGTAATAATAAATCCTGGGTTAATGTGACTAATCTTCTGATTTGTCTTTCTAGTGCTTGTTTAGTTTCTTGTTGAATAGAATTTGTTTCAACAATTGTTTGTAAAGACGTAATAGGAGTTCTTAATTCATGTGCCGCATCAGCCGTAAATTTTTGTAATTGTGCATAAGATTTTTCAATTGGCCGCATAGCTAAACCTGCTAACCACCAACCCGCACTACCAATAATGATCATAGAACAGGGAACACCCAATCCTAATAACCAATGTAAACTATTCATATAATCATTTAATTGTTGTATAGATCGCCCTACTTGCAAATAGCCCCACAATTGACCATTTTTGATTTTCAAGGGCATTAAGTGTAAATGATATAGTTCACCATTGCGATTTTTGATATCATAAGAATAATGAAGGTTAATATTATCAGGAAATTCATCTGGATGATTACCAATTGCGGCAATTACTTCTCCTGATGGTGTTAAAAATCTCAGATAATATCCTTCTGCTAATAAACCCAGTAAATCTGACTCTGATTTGATTGGTAAACAACTTTGTTTTTTAAAACAAATTCCTGGTAAAGATTTTTGAGTGTTAATAGATAACTCTCCAGGAATTTTTAACTCTGATTTTAGTTGATCCTCAAATACCTTACCAAAAATTTCTAATTCTCGATCAATTGTGCGAGTAAAAGCTTTTACCATAACAAGATGAGCAATACAACCACATATTAATAAAGTTAAACCCATGACACCACCATAGGTAATTGCTAACCTTAAACGAGAATTATTGAAGAGTGAATTATTAGGTATCTTACCTATCTTCCTCTTTCTTTCCTTCGTGTCCTGTCCTGCGGAACGCTTCGCTAACGCGTCTTCGTGGTTCATTTAATTAGTAATTATGTAGAGTTAGAGTGCGTGAATAACAGCATTATTCACAAAAACGATAACCCAAACCGCGAATAGTTTCAATAGTTTTAGGATAACCACATTCTGATAATTTGCGTCTTAATAATCTCACTTGTGCAGCAACAACATTACTCACAGTATCACTTTCAAAATCCCACAGTCTGGCGCGAATTTGCTCATGGGTTAATATTTGTTGAGGATATTGCATAAAATATTCTAAAAGTTGAAATTCTTTAGCTGTGAGGATAATTGGTGGAGAATTTTCTAACTCTAAATTCACAACTGAAAAATTTCCATAATCTAACATTAAACCACCAACTTCTAATTGTGGTGGTTGAAAATTTGGTACTCTCCTTTGTAAGGCTCTTACCCTTGCTAATAATTCTTCCATACCAAAGGGTTTAACTAAATAATCATCTGCTCCCGCATCTAAACCAGTAACACGATCATTCATACTATCTCTAGCTGTTAATAGCATAACTGGTAATGAGTTTTTCCGCGCTCTTAATCTTTTACATAATTCCAATCCTGACAACGTTGGTAACATCCAATCTAAAATGGCAATTTCATATCTTGATGGTACTGTATTCAAATAATCCCAAGCCGTTTCTCCATCTTCAACTAAATCTACTATATAATCACGTTTAGTCAGAGCATTATGAATACTAATTCCTAAATCATGTTCATCTTCAACTAATAATAAACGCATTTTTTTTAATATGGAAATTAAATACAGCGGTTCTTTATTGAGTGAGGTACAAGAACCCCACCCCCAACCCCCTCCCCGCAAGCGAGGAGGGGGCTATGATATACCTCACAACAGCAGGAAGTGCTGTATTTGTAGTGGGCAATGCCCACCAAAAATCTAAAGTGGTTTCGAGTTATACCAAGTCTGATACCATTGTTCCATCTGCTTTATTTCCGCAGTTTGATTTTTAATAATAGACTTAGCTAAATTACGGATTTCTGGTTTGGTGGTTTTTTTAGCAATCATCTCTGACATCTTTACAGCACTTTGATGATGAGGAATCATCTGCCGGATAAATTCTTTGTCAAAATCTGGTGCATTTTTTAATGTTTCTAAATCCATATTCATGCACTTCATATTCCCATTCATGGGCATTTTCATCATGTCTGGATTCATTTTTTGACACATATTTTCCTGTCCTGACATCATGCCTTCATGAGTCATAGCTGTGGTAGGTACATCTTTTCTGTACCATTTTTTGTACCAAGTTTGCATTTGCTCTATTTCGCGTTTTTGGTCTTTTTTAATCGCAATTGCTAGATTCTTAATTTCTGGACGTTTAGCTTGATTTAATGCTAGATCAGCCATTTCTATAGCACTTTGATGATGGGGAACCATCATTTCTATAAAATGTTGATCTGTATGTCTCATCATCCCTTTTTGGGGAGGATTTGTTTTTGGAGATGGATGATGAGAATTGTGTTCAGAATTGGGAGTTTGTGCTTGTGTACTATTAATGATTAATAAGCCACTAACAGCACTACTACCAAGTAACCCAATTAACCCATAGATCAAATTTTTACTTTTCATGATTTCACCTTTTTGAGAGTATGAATATCTAATAAAAAACTTTATTAAACCTAACTATTGCAGTTACTTATTTAACTATAATTCTAGTTTTTCATGGAAATATGAAATCAAGATGAAATGGGCTGTGACCTTAATATTTCTTAATATTAGGTTTGAATTGTTAAAATATGGTTTTTTACTCCATTAATAGTAACCGCGAAGGTTCTAACTGCACATACCAAGGAAAAGGTTGATCTTGAATATTTACCCATTTTTCTTTATAAATTTCCCCTTGTAAGTGATAATCATGGGGATGATTGCCAGCAGAATGTAGTTTGAGAAATACCGTCATGCGGTGCGGTGTTTCACTGGTACGCACTAAATAACAGGGAAAGGTATTTACTTGATCAGGATCTTTGGTGAAAATTAAATGATGAGCGCGAATACCAACATGAGATAATTCTGAAGGAATTTTTTCTCTCACTTGCAGAGTACAACCCCAATCAATTGCTTCTATCTGCTGGGGAGATAAGGTATTAGCACGAGAAAAGTTTTTACAACCAGTAAGTTGAGCGACATTCATACTTGCAGGATGTTGAAAAATCTCATATTTAGAACCATGATGAGCTTCTTTTCCCTGTTCTAATACTAACAGATTGGGACATAGCCGATAGGCTTCTTCCATATTATGAGTCACAAACAAAGTTACACCGGAATAATCACAGAGAATTTCTGTAACTTGTTGTTCTAATTGACTGCGGAGATGTGTATCCAGTGCGGAAAATGGTTCATCTAAAAGTAATGCTTCTGGTTTGCTGGCCAAAGCCCTAGCTAATGCTACCCGTTGCTGTTGTCCCCCAGAAAGTTGATGCGGATAGCGATCGCCAAATCCTTGTAAGTGCATAGCTACTAATTGCTTTTCTACTTCCTCTTTAACATTTACAGATTTGGGTATACCAAAAGCGATATTTTCCGCTACAGTAATATGTGGAAATAAAGCATAGTTTTGGAATAAAAAACCAATTCGGCGTTGATGAATAGGCAGATTAATTTTCTTTTCTGAGTCAAACAACACCCGATTATTTAAAACTATTCGTCCTTTATTTGGTGTTTCTATTCCCGAAATACAACGCAAGATCATACTTTTTCCTGCCCCAGAACCTCCCAATAATCCCAATGGTTGATCATCAGTATTAAAGCCCAC
The window above is part of the Dolichospermum sp. DET69 genome. Proteins encoded here:
- a CDS encoding two-component sensor histidine kinase; protein product: MPNNSLFNNSRLRLAITYGGVMGLTLLICGCIAHLVMVKAFTRTIDRELEIFGKVFEDQLKSELKIPGELSINTQKSLPGICFKKQSCLPIKSESDLLGLLAEGYYLRFLTPSGEVIAAIGNHPDEFPDNINLHYSYDIKNRNGELYHLHLMPLKIKNGQLWGYLQVGRSIQQLNDYMNSLHWLLGLGVPCSMIIIGSAGWWLAGLAMRPIEKSYAQLQKFTADAAHELRTPITSLQTIVETNSIQQETKQALERQIRRLVTLTQDLLLLSRLESGLQQEKWQEICLNDLVVDVEEELIPMAMTAQVLLSSHIPDQACFYIQGNENQIYRLLLNLVSNGIKYTPVNGEVKINLVTNDHQGIITIKDTGFGIPADDIPHIFDRFYRVNTDRSRNSGGSGLGLAIALAITQTHKGKLEVQSQIDHGSIFTLILPLVSPVNR
- a CDS encoding response regulator transcription factor, translating into MRLLLVEDEHDLGISIHNALTKRDYIVDLVEDGETAWDYLNTVPSRYEIAILDWMLPTLSGLELCKRLRARKNSLPVMLLTARDSMNDRVTGLDAGADDYLVKPFGMEELLARVRALQRRVPNFQPPQLEVGGLMLDYGNFSVVNLELENSPPIILTAKEFQLLEYFMQYPQQILTHEQIRARLWDFESDTVSNVVAAQVRLLRRKLSECGYPKTIETIRGLGYRFCE
- a CDS encoding DUF305 domain-containing protein — protein: MKSKNLIYGLIGLLGSSAVSGLLIINSTQAQTPNSEHNSHHPSPKTNPPQKGMMRHTDQHFIEMMVPHHQSAIEMADLALNQAKRPEIKNLAIAIKKDQKREIEQMQTWYKKWYRKDVPTTAMTHEGMMSGQENMCQKMNPDMMKMPMNGNMKCMNMDLETLKNAPDFDKEFIRQMIPHHQSAVKMSEMIAKKTTKPEIRNLAKSIIKNQTAEIKQMEQWYQTWYNSKPL
- the modB gene encoding molybdate ABC transporter permease subunit; the protein is MAIDLSPLWISLKTALLATFITFFLGISAAYWMLGYRGKGKSLIEGIFVAPLILPPTVVGFLLLLFFGKNGPVGKLLERFDTTIVFTWYGAAIAATVVSFPLMYKTALGAFSQIDANLLRVARTLGAKELTIFWRISLPLAFPGIVAATTLAFARALGEFGATLMLAGNIPGQTQTIPMAIYFAVEAGAINEAWFWSITIMIISLSGIILANFWQEVKYKPKSTKTKIRQIDLANKSSCLLIDSCPSGLFLNIEKRLANFHLQVGFNTDDQPLGLLGGSGAGKSMILRCISGIETPNKGRIVLNNRVLFDSEKKINLPIHQRRIGFLFQNYALFPHITVAENIAFGIPKSVNVKEEVEKQLVAMHLQGFGDRYPHQLSGGQQQRVALARALASKPEALLLDEPFSALDTHLRSQLEQQVTEILCDYSGVTLFVTHNMEEAYRLCPNLLVLEQGKEAHHGSKYEIFQHPASMNVAQLTGCKNFSRANTLSPQQIEAIDWGCTLQVREKIPSELSHVGIRAHHLIFTKDPDQVNTFPCYLVRTSETPHRMTVFLKLHSAGNHPHDYHLQGEIYKEKWVNIQDQPFPWYVQLEPSRLLLME